One stretch of Armigeres subalbatus isolate Guangzhou_Male chromosome 2, GZ_Asu_2, whole genome shotgun sequence DNA includes these proteins:
- the LOC134213909 gene encoding uncharacterized protein LOC134213909, whose translation MDKHSKSSKKGVKSTKNKEIETLRSDLSAEKARCLVLEEELRHLRAGQANVDVVNSSVIEEEWEPLDEQPLSEYDSVGFQQALGPTSTRRMDTPGQMNASENSRFMSSVTQLSLSSINIPECKPLDGDEEIFRYSYEAWKELLEDTMRLAGVEDDRTKFTIFKIKAGARLLQIFRNTKSQAGFPNPETEPFANAMYRLKSYFGSGSDVMFQRRKLALMMQKPEETSLAFITRVGATARLCEYDEEKEMEEIVGAVAAHAVSKEVRVAALKMLNRKGSFSNLVDKVREIDAIQMNEEYFKLKYQKTEPAMVAPVRAAYPAYSQPPFQRPGSQGGKLQNIGSRRRDSRFNPMRTSRNAEGQNSFRRGFHDQTISTSDRCWRCNSVYHLASECNAAHKVCIGCGRKGHIRRACNSLERRPAQYKERLENSKSPETKPSTSAAVNKVEVETENNEDRSEVSENMNI comes from the coding sequence GCTGGAAGAAGAGTTGCGTCACTTGCGTGCTGGTCAGGCTAACGTGGACGTAGTTAACAGTAGCGTTATAGAGGAAGAATGGGAGCCCCTGGATGAACAACCTTTAAGCGAGTACGACAGTGTTGGATTCCAACAAGCGCTTGGCCCTACAAGTACTAGACGGATGGATACTCCAGGTCAAATGAATGCCAGCGAAAACTCTCGGTTTATGTCATCGGTTACACAGCTTTCTTTGTCGTCCATAAACATTCCGGAATGTAAGCCTCTGGATGGCGATGAAGAGATTTTTCGTTATTCTTATGAAGCATGGAAGGAGCTTTTAGAAGATACCATGAGGCTTGCTGGCGTCGAAGATGACCGTACGAAGTTCACCATATTTAAAATTAAAGCAGGAGCCCGTCTGCTACAAATCTTTCGAAACACCAAATCTCAGGCCGGTTTTCCTAATCCGGAAACCGAGCCATTTGCAAACGCAATGTACCGATTGAAATCATACTTCGGATCGGGCTCTGATGTAATGTTCCAACGGCGGAAATTGGCCCTTATGATGCAGAAACCGGAAGAGACTAGCCTCGCCTTCATCACCCGTGTCGGGGCTACGGCAAGACTTTGCGAGTACGACGAAGAAAAAGAAATGGAGGAAATAGTGGGTGCCGTCGCGGCACATGCTGTCAGCAAGGAGGTACGAGTAGCAGCATTAAAAATGTTAAACCGAAAGGGATCCTTCTCTAACCTAGTCGACAAAGTGAGGGAAATCGACGCGATTCAGATGAACGAGGAATATTTCAAGCTCAAATATCAGAAGACAGAACCTGCAATGGTGGCACCGGTGAGGGCTGCCTATCCGGCGTACAGTCAACCACCTTTTCAACGTCCTGGCTCACAAGGTGGAAAGCTTCAGAACATAGGTTCTCGAAGGCGAGACTCTCGATTTAATCCAATGAGGACGTCTCGTAATGCGGAAGGTCAGAACTCGTTTCGTCGTGGATTCCATGATCAAACGATAAGCACATCGGACCGATGCTGGCGGTGCAACAGTGTGTACCATCTTGCATCAGAATGCAATGCGGCACACAAGGTGTGTATTGGATGCGGACGAAAGGGACACATAAGAAGAGCCTGTAATAGCCTGGAGCGTAGACCCGCTCAATACAAAGAACGATTGGAAAACAGCAAATCACCAGAAACTAAACCGTCGACATCCGCGGCGGTGAACAAAGTTGAAGTTGAAACGGAGAATAATGAAGATCGTTCTGAAGTGAGtgagaatatgaatatttga